One segment of Streptomyces sp. XD-27 DNA contains the following:
- the rnc gene encoding ribonuclease III: MSDGNSSKKAPADTASSHTILEGRLGYQLESALLVRALTHRSFAYENGGLPTNERLEFLGDSVLGLVVTDTLYRIHPDLPEGQLAKLRAAVVNSRALAEVGRGLDLGAFIRLGRGEEGTGGRDKASILADTLEAVIGAVYLDQGLDAAAELVHRLFDPLIEKSSNLGAGLDWKTSLQELTATEGLGVPEYLVSETGPDHEKTFTAAARVGGVAYGTGTGRSKKEAEQQAAESAWRAIRTAADEAKAAAAAADGRNPDGAAPSGSTEAPESAAR; encoded by the coding sequence ATGTCAGACGGCAACTCGTCGAAGAAGGCGCCGGCGGACACAGCCTCGTCCCACACGATTCTGGAAGGGCGGCTCGGGTATCAGCTTGAGTCCGCCCTTCTGGTACGTGCGCTGACCCACCGCTCCTTCGCGTACGAGAACGGCGGCCTGCCCACCAACGAGCGCCTGGAATTCCTCGGGGATTCGGTGCTCGGCCTGGTGGTCACGGACACGCTGTACCGCATCCACCCGGACCTGCCCGAAGGCCAGCTGGCCAAACTGCGGGCCGCGGTGGTCAACTCGCGCGCGCTGGCGGAGGTGGGCCGCGGCCTCGACCTCGGCGCCTTCATCCGGCTCGGCCGGGGCGAAGAGGGCACCGGGGGCAGGGACAAGGCGTCCATCCTGGCCGACACCCTGGAGGCGGTGATCGGCGCGGTCTATCTGGACCAGGGTCTCGACGCCGCCGCCGAACTGGTGCACCGGCTCTTCGACCCGCTCATCGAGAAGTCCTCCAATCTCGGCGCAGGCCTGGACTGGAAGACCAGCCTCCAGGAGCTGACGGCCACCGAGGGTCTCGGTGTTCCGGAGTACCTGGTCTCGGAGACGGGTCCCGACCACGAGAAGACCTTCACGGCTGCTGCCCGCGTCGGTGGTGTCGCGTACGGCACCGGCACCGGCCGCAGCAAGAAGGAAGCGGAGCAGCAGGCGGCGGAGTCCGCCTGGCGCGCGATCCGCACGGCCGCCGACGAGGCGAAGGCGGCTGCCGCCGCCGCGGACGGCCGGAACCCGGACGGCGCCGCGCCGTCCGGCAGCACCGAGGCGCCCGAGAGCGCCGCACGCTGA
- a CDS encoding DAK2 domain-containing protein, translating into MTLDALGRAREDIDAINVYPVADGDTGTNLYLTAESAARAVDAAFDGHAASGAPSRPTTADAIRAMAHGALIGARGNSGTILAQLLRGMADVLAADGAGPCDADVLGQALRHAAASAYKAVAHPVEGTVLTVAAAAADAAERAAKAVNRAAGPAARTVGGATAQAAATTTAQPARGTAGPAPAAADIAPVARAAYEGARTALAATPGQLDVLGRAGVVDAGGYGLVAVLGALSQALSGEAPAQPPAADHGRTVAAGPAARPPAMPSAAAGGCAPGEAGEVPPGPAFEVIYLLESDDAAVDRLRARLDALGDSLVVVGGDGLWNVHVHTDDAGAAVEAGVQAGRPYRIRITHLATAAAGQPHATHEEAHAAAREDADQQPHQAPCADPHDAARDRTGRPRAPEHAPRAVVAVVPGDGLAALYAEAGAAVVAVRPGEPPASGELVEAVRRAHAREVVLLPNDAELRHTAAAAAEQARTEGVRVALIPTRSAVQGIAALAVHEPGRRFDEDVVAMTAAAGATRCAELVVAEHQSWTMAGVCQAGDVLGLIDGDVAVIGPDLAGAAETVLDRMLAAGGEMVTLVLGAGVPDGVAERLERHVQQGHLAVDTVVYHGGQQTAPLIIGVE; encoded by the coding sequence CTGACGCTGGACGCGCTCGGCCGGGCCCGCGAGGACATCGACGCCATCAACGTCTACCCGGTCGCCGACGGCGACACCGGGACCAACCTGTACCTGACCGCCGAGTCCGCTGCCCGGGCCGTCGACGCGGCCTTCGACGGCCACGCCGCCTCCGGGGCCCCGTCCCGCCCCACCACGGCGGACGCGATCCGGGCCATGGCGCACGGCGCGCTCATCGGGGCGCGGGGCAACTCCGGCACGATCCTGGCCCAGCTGCTGCGCGGGATGGCCGACGTGCTCGCCGCCGACGGCGCGGGGCCCTGCGACGCCGACGTGCTCGGGCAGGCGCTGCGGCACGCCGCCGCGTCCGCGTACAAGGCCGTCGCCCACCCGGTGGAGGGCACGGTGCTGACCGTCGCCGCCGCGGCCGCCGACGCCGCGGAACGGGCCGCGAAGGCGGTGAACCGGGCCGCCGGCCCGGCGGCGCGGACCGTCGGCGGCGCCACGGCACAGGCGGCCGCCACGACCACGGCACAGCCCGCCCGCGGCACCGCGGGCCCGGCCCCGGCCGCCGCCGACATCGCGCCGGTGGCCCGCGCCGCGTACGAGGGGGCGCGTACCGCGCTGGCGGCCACCCCCGGCCAGCTCGACGTCCTCGGCCGCGCCGGGGTGGTGGACGCGGGCGGCTACGGCCTGGTCGCGGTACTCGGGGCGCTCTCGCAGGCGCTGTCCGGCGAGGCCCCGGCCCAGCCTCCCGCCGCCGACCACGGCCGCACCGTCGCGGCCGGACCGGCCGCCCGGCCGCCCGCCATGCCCTCCGCCGCGGCGGGCGGCTGCGCCCCCGGCGAGGCCGGAGAGGTTCCCCCGGGTCCGGCCTTCGAGGTGATCTACCTGCTGGAGTCGGACGACGCGGCCGTCGACCGACTGCGCGCCCGGCTCGACGCCCTCGGCGACTCCCTCGTCGTGGTCGGCGGGGACGGGCTGTGGAACGTCCACGTCCACACGGACGACGCGGGCGCCGCCGTCGAGGCGGGCGTCCAGGCCGGGCGCCCGTACCGCATCCGCATCACCCACCTGGCCACCGCCGCCGCGGGACAGCCGCACGCCACCCACGAGGAGGCGCACGCCGCCGCCCGCGAGGACGCGGACCAGCAGCCGCACCAGGCCCCATGCGCCGACCCGCACGACGCGGCCCGGGACCGGACCGGGAGGCCGCGCGCCCCCGAGCACGCGCCGCGCGCCGTCGTCGCGGTCGTCCCCGGCGACGGCCTCGCCGCCCTGTACGCGGAGGCAGGCGCCGCGGTGGTCGCCGTCCGCCCCGGAGAGCCGCCCGCCAGCGGCGAGCTGGTCGAGGCAGTCCGCCGCGCCCACGCCCGCGAGGTGGTGCTGCTGCCCAACGACGCCGAGCTGCGGCACACCGCCGCGGCCGCCGCCGAGCAGGCCCGTACCGAAGGCGTGCGCGTCGCCCTCATCCCGACCCGCTCCGCGGTCCAGGGCATCGCCGCGCTCGCCGTACACGAACCCGGCCGCCGCTTCGACGAGGACGTCGTGGCCATGACGGCCGCCGCCGGGGCCACCCGCTGCGCCGAACTCGTCGTCGCCGAGCACCAGTCGTGGACCATGGCCGGGGTCTGCCAGGCCGGGGACGTCCTGGGCCTGATCGACGGCGACGTGGCGGTCATCGGCCCGGACCTCGCCGGCGCGGCGGAGACCGTCCTGGACCGGATGCTCGCCGCCGGCGGCGAGATGGTCACCCTGGTCCTCGGCGCCGGCGTCCCCGACGGCGTCGCCGAACGCCTGGAACGGCACGTACAGCAGGGGCACCTGGCCGTCGACACGGTCGTGTACCACGGCGGACAGCAGACCGCTCCGCTGATCATCGGCGTCGAATGA
- the coaD gene encoding pantetheine-phosphate adenylyltransferase gives MRRAVCPGSFDPVTNGHLDIIARASKLYDVVHVAVMINKSKQGLFTVEERIDLLRQVTAEYGNVEVEAFHGLLVDFCKQRDIPAIVKGLRAVSDFDYELQMAQMNNGLSGVETLFVPTNPTYSFLSSSLVKEVAAWGGDVSHLVPPVVLEALRERLPKR, from the coding sequence TTGCGCCGCGCAGTCTGTCCGGGGTCCTTCGACCCCGTCACCAACGGACACCTCGACATCATCGCCCGAGCGTCCAAGCTCTACGACGTCGTGCATGTCGCCGTGATGATCAACAAGTCCAAGCAGGGCCTGTTCACCGTGGAGGAGCGCATCGACCTCCTCCGCCAGGTCACCGCGGAGTACGGCAACGTCGAGGTGGAGGCCTTCCACGGCCTGCTCGTCGACTTCTGCAAGCAGCGCGACATCCCCGCCATCGTCAAGGGGCTGCGCGCGGTCAGCGACTTCGACTACGAACTCCAGATGGCCCAGATGAACAACGGCCTGTCCGGGGTGGAGACCCTGTTCGTCCCCACCAACCCGACCTACAGCTTCCTCTCCTCCAGCCTGGTCAAGGAGGTCGCGGCCTGGGGCGGCGACGTCTCCCATCTGGTGCCCCCGGTGGTACTGGAGGCGCTGCGGGAGCGGCTGCCGAAGCGGTGA
- the rsmD gene encoding 16S rRNA (guanine(966)-N(2))-methyltransferase RsmD produces MTRVIAGAAGGRRLAVPPGTGTRPTSDRAREGLFSTWESLLGSLHGIRVLDLYGGSGAVGLEALSRGAGHVLLVEADARAARVIRENIRTIGLPGAEIRTAKAEQITVRPAPEQPYDVAFLDPPYAVGDDDLREILLTLGRNGWLAPDALVTVERSTRGGEFGWPPGFEGLRSRRYGEGTLWYGRAASTCDSAS; encoded by the coding sequence ATGACCCGCGTGATCGCCGGTGCGGCAGGAGGACGCCGCCTGGCCGTGCCGCCCGGCACCGGCACCCGCCCGACCTCGGACCGGGCGCGAGAAGGCCTGTTCTCCACCTGGGAGTCGCTCCTCGGCTCACTGCACGGCATCCGCGTCCTGGACCTGTACGGCGGGTCGGGCGCGGTCGGCCTGGAGGCGCTGTCCCGCGGCGCCGGGCACGTGCTGCTGGTGGAGGCCGACGCCCGTGCCGCCCGGGTCATCCGCGAGAACATCCGGACCATCGGGCTGCCCGGCGCCGAGATCCGGACCGCCAAGGCCGAGCAGATCACCGTACGGCCCGCGCCCGAGCAGCCGTACGACGTGGCCTTCCTCGACCCCCCGTACGCCGTCGGCGACGATGATCTCCGCGAGATCCTGCTCACACTCGGCCGTAACGGCTGGCTCGCGCCGGACGCACTGGTCACCGTGGAGCGCAGCACCAGAGGTGGAGAATTCGGCTGGCCGCCCGGCTTCGAAGGGCTGCGGTCCCGCCGCTACGGCGAGGGCACGCTTTGGTACGGTCGCGCCGCCTCGACGTGCGACAGCGCGTCATGA
- a CDS encoding helix-turn-helix domain-containing protein: MTTPRTATPAPDVCPDDLPFNVFARACPSRDTLEHVTGRWGSLTLGALSDGTFRFNELRRRVDGVSEKMLSQTLHALERDGLVHREAQPTNPPRVDYRLTPLGAAVADRLLGLIRFVEDQMPQVLDARERYDRQRAE; this comes from the coding sequence ATGACGACTCCGCGCACCGCCACGCCGGCTCCGGACGTCTGTCCGGACGACCTCCCGTTCAACGTCTTCGCCCGCGCCTGCCCCTCCCGAGACACGCTGGAGCACGTCACCGGGCGATGGGGCAGCCTGACGCTGGGCGCGCTCAGCGACGGCACGTTCCGCTTCAACGAACTGCGGCGCCGGGTCGACGGCGTCAGCGAGAAGATGCTGTCCCAGACGCTGCACGCGCTGGAGCGCGACGGACTCGTCCACCGCGAGGCGCAGCCCACCAACCCGCCCCGGGTCGACTACCGGCTCACGCCGCTCGGCGCGGCCGTCGCGGACCGGCTGCTGGGCCTCATCCGCTTCGTCGAGGACCAGATGCCGCAGGTGCTGGACGCGCGGGAGCGCTACGACCGGCAGCGCGCCGAATGA
- a CDS encoding DUF177 domain-containing protein codes for MNARLDHRAPLVFDTRELGRRPGALKRLSRSIAAPKDLGIEVIGVREGATVELDLRLESVMEGVLVTGTARAPLTGECVRCLEPLERELEVDYQEMYSYPDADAWGRTADPDDDAEEEDTLFLEDDLLDLEPVLRDAVVLALPLQPVCREDCLGLCPDCGARLADDPDHHHDAVDIRWAALQGLAETIQGGEKDDMGGADAGVDEKQEK; via the coding sequence CTGAACGCCCGCCTTGACCACCGCGCCCCGCTCGTGTTCGACACACGCGAGCTGGGTCGGCGTCCCGGTGCGCTCAAGCGCCTCTCCCGCTCGATCGCCGCGCCCAAGGACCTCGGCATCGAGGTCATCGGCGTGCGCGAAGGCGCGACCGTGGAGCTCGACCTCCGTCTGGAGTCGGTCATGGAGGGTGTGCTCGTCACCGGCACCGCCCGTGCGCCGCTCACAGGGGAGTGCGTAAGGTGTCTGGAGCCGCTCGAGCGAGAGCTCGAAGTGGACTACCAGGAGATGTACTCCTACCCCGACGCCGACGCCTGGGGCCGCACCGCGGACCCGGACGACGACGCCGAGGAGGAGGACACGCTCTTCCTCGAGGACGACTTGCTCGACCTCGAACCCGTGCTGCGTGACGCGGTGGTGCTCGCACTGCCGCTGCAGCCGGTGTGCCGGGAGGACTGCCTCGGCCTGTGCCCCGACTGTGGGGCGCGGCTGGCGGACGACCCGGACCACCACCATGACGCCGTCGACATCCGTTGGGCGGCACTGCAGGGACTCGCCGAGACCATCCAGGGCGGCGAGAAGGACGATATGGGCGGCGCCGATGCGGGCGTCGACGAGAAGCAGGAGAAGTAG
- a CDS encoding flavodoxin family protein — MTTPVVSIAYHSGFGHTTVLAEAVRTGASAAGATVHLVKVDEITEAQWEQLDASDAIVFGSPTYMGTASGAFHVFAEATSKRWFTRAWQDKIAAGFTNSASKSGDKLHTLQYFTVLAAQHGMSWVNLGLLPGWNASTASENDINRLGFFLGAAAQTDQDQGPEGVHKADVETAEHLGRRIAEAARIVVAGRAAVTA; from the coding sequence ATGACCACCCCCGTCGTTTCCATCGCCTACCACTCCGGCTTCGGGCACACGACCGTCCTCGCCGAGGCCGTGCGCACCGGCGCCTCCGCCGCCGGGGCGACCGTGCACCTGGTCAAGGTCGACGAGATAACCGAGGCCCAGTGGGAGCAGCTGGACGCCTCCGACGCGATCGTCTTCGGCTCGCCCACCTACATGGGCACCGCGTCCGGCGCCTTCCACGTCTTCGCCGAGGCGACCAGCAAGCGCTGGTTCACCCGGGCCTGGCAGGACAAGATCGCCGCGGGCTTCACCAACTCCGCGTCCAAGAGCGGCGACAAGCTGCACACGCTCCAGTACTTCACCGTGCTCGCCGCCCAGCACGGCATGAGCTGGGTGAACCTCGGTCTGCTCCCGGGCTGGAACGCCTCCACCGCCTCGGAGAACGACATCAACCGGCTCGGGTTCTTCCTCGGCGCCGCCGCCCAGACCGACCAGGACCAGGGCCCCGAGGGCGTGCACAAGGCGGACGTCGAGACCGCCGAGCACCTCGGCCGCCGGATCGCGGAGGCCGCACGGATCGTCGTGGCGGGCCGAGCCGCCGTCACCGCCTGA
- the recG gene encoding ATP-dependent DNA helicase RecG, with amino-acid sequence MDNVPALDEPLKKTLGGTTAKVLADHLDLHTVGDLLHHYPRRYAERGELTRLSDLPLEEHVTVVAQVADARVLKFNAGRGQRLEVTLTDGSGRLQLVFFGKGIHKPHKDLLPGRRAMFAGKVSVFNRKLQLAHPEYQLLDADSGEDAVDAFAGRLMPIYPACQQMASWKIAKAVDAVLPSAREAVDPLPPALRQGRGLAALPEALLKIHRPGTKADIADARDRLKWDEAFVLQVALARRRFADAQLPAVPRRHAPGGLLGAFDAKLPFELTEGQRKVSQEVFDDLATDHPMHRLLQGEVGSGKTMVALRAMLRVVDAGGQTAMLAPTEVLAQQHHRSIVEMMGELAEAGMLGGADQGTKVVLLTGSMGAAARRQALLDLVTGEAGIVIGTHALIEDKVKFHDLGLVVVDEQHRFGVEQRDALRTKGKQPPHLLVMTATPIPRTVAMTVFGDLETSVLDQLPAGRSPIASHVVPVQDKPHFLARAWERVREEAAAGHQAYVVCPRIGDDEDEPKKKSAEDQAEKRPPLAVLDIAEQLAAGPLSGLRVAVLHGRLQPDAKDQVMRRFAAGEVDVLVATTVIEVGVNVPNATVMVIMDADRFGVSQLHQLRGRVGRGSAPGLCLLVSEMPQASPARARLDAVAGTLDGFELSRIDLEQRREGDVLGQAQSGVRSSLRMLAVIDDEEVIAAAREEATAIVSADPDLTAHPELRTALDALVDAERESYLDKG; translated from the coding sequence ATGGACAACGTGCCCGCGCTCGACGAACCCCTGAAGAAGACGCTCGGCGGCACCACCGCGAAGGTGCTGGCCGACCACCTCGACCTGCACACGGTCGGCGACCTGCTGCACCACTACCCCAGGCGGTACGCCGAGCGCGGCGAGCTGACCCGGCTGTCCGACCTGCCGCTGGAGGAGCACGTCACCGTCGTCGCGCAGGTCGCCGACGCCCGCGTACTGAAGTTCAACGCGGGCCGGGGCCAGCGGCTGGAGGTCACCCTCACCGACGGCAGCGGACGGCTCCAGCTGGTCTTCTTCGGCAAGGGCATCCACAAGCCGCACAAGGACCTGCTGCCGGGCCGCCGGGCGATGTTCGCGGGCAAGGTCTCCGTCTTCAACCGCAAGCTCCAGCTCGCCCACCCCGAGTACCAGCTGCTGGACGCCGACAGCGGCGAGGACGCCGTCGACGCCTTCGCGGGCCGGCTCATGCCGATCTACCCGGCGTGCCAGCAGATGGCGTCCTGGAAGATCGCCAAGGCGGTCGACGCGGTGCTGCCCAGCGCCCGGGAGGCCGTGGACCCGCTGCCGCCGGCGCTGCGCCAGGGGCGCGGGCTGGCCGCGCTGCCCGAGGCCCTGCTCAAGATCCACCGGCCGGGTACGAAGGCGGACATCGCCGACGCCCGCGACCGGCTCAAGTGGGACGAGGCGTTCGTCCTCCAGGTGGCCCTCGCCCGGCGCCGGTTCGCCGACGCCCAACTGCCCGCCGTACCGCGCCGCCACGCACCGGGCGGCCTGCTGGGCGCCTTCGACGCCAAGCTGCCCTTCGAGCTCACCGAGGGCCAGCGGAAGGTCAGCCAGGAGGTCTTCGACGACCTGGCCACCGACCACCCCATGCACCGGCTCCTGCAAGGCGAGGTCGGCTCGGGGAAGACGATGGTCGCGCTGCGCGCCATGCTGCGGGTCGTGGACGCCGGCGGCCAGACCGCCATGCTCGCGCCGACCGAGGTCCTCGCCCAGCAGCACCACCGGTCCATCGTGGAGATGATGGGCGAGCTGGCCGAGGCCGGGATGCTGGGCGGGGCCGACCAGGGCACCAAGGTCGTGCTGCTCACCGGCTCGATGGGCGCCGCCGCCCGGCGGCAGGCGCTGCTGGACCTGGTCACCGGAGAGGCCGGGATCGTGATCGGCACGCACGCGCTGATCGAGGACAAGGTGAAGTTCCACGACCTGGGGCTGGTCGTGGTCGACGAGCAGCACCGCTTCGGCGTCGAGCAGCGCGACGCCCTGCGCACCAAGGGGAAACAACCGCCGCACCTGCTGGTGATGACCGCCACCCCGATCCCGCGGACCGTCGCCATGACCGTCTTCGGCGACCTGGAGACCTCCGTCCTCGACCAGTTGCCCGCGGGCCGGTCCCCGATCGCCAGCCATGTCGTGCCCGTGCAGGACAAACCGCACTTCCTGGCCCGCGCCTGGGAGCGGGTGCGCGAGGAGGCGGCCGCCGGGCACCAGGCGTACGTCGTCTGCCCGCGCATCGGCGACGACGAGGACGAGCCGAAGAAGAAGTCGGCCGAGGACCAGGCGGAGAAGCGCCCGCCGCTGGCCGTCCTGGACATCGCGGAACAGCTCGCGGCGGGCCCGCTGAGCGGCCTGCGCGTCGCGGTGCTGCACGGGCGGCTGCAGCCCGACGCCAAGGACCAGGTGATGCGGCGCTTCGCGGCGGGCGAGGTGGACGTCCTCGTGGCCACCACCGTCATCGAGGTCGGGGTCAACGTCCCCAACGCCACCGTCATGGTCATCATGGACGCGGACCGGTTCGGCGTCTCCCAGCTGCACCAGCTGCGCGGCCGCGTCGGACGCGGCTCCGCCCCCGGCCTGTGCCTGCTGGTCAGCGAGATGCCGCAGGCCAGCCCCGCGCGCGCCCGGCTGGACGCGGTGGCCGGCACCCTCGACGGCTTCGAGCTGTCCCGGATCGACCTGGAGCAGCGGCGCGAGGGCGACGTGCTCGGACAGGCCCAGTCCGGGGTCCGCTCGTCCTTGCGGATGCTCGCCGTCATCGACGACGAGGAGGTCATCGCCGCGGCCCGCGAGGAGGCGACCGCGATCGTCTCGGCCGACCCCGACCTCACGGCGCACCCCGAGCTGCGCACCGCGCTGGACGCCCTCGTCGACGCGGAGCGGGAGAGCTACCTCGACAAGGGCTGA
- a CDS encoding ATP synthase F0 subunit B, giving the protein MDVSKKLDEIVDAVGSARSMPMSASCVVNRAELLARLEELRAALPGSLAQAQEVLGGREQVVEDARREAERIIESAHAERGSLISGTEIARQSQEEADRILAEARREAEEIRAEADDYVDSKLANFEVVLTKTIGAVDRGRDKLLGRAPAADPGADGLADEGPERSADPATLRQRADEYVDTKLGAVAAVLAKTLEAVGRGRQKLLGARPTDELGAHMAAQDAQETAYGHTSDAEYLADLAQVHTPPHGVPAPPAQQPVPTQAVPAPPTEAPRVPEQQAYYADGYQQDPYGYGQQSYEQPAADPYATAQAGYPQQDGGYGWQQQGYDTYGGQGGYAAPEAHEGHAAGYPQQPAQGAAALDETSFFDTSVINLDQLRQYEEGRGR; this is encoded by the coding sequence GTGGACGTATCGAAGAAGCTCGACGAGATCGTCGACGCCGTCGGCAGCGCCCGGTCCATGCCCATGTCGGCCTCCTGCGTGGTCAACCGCGCCGAGCTGCTCGCCAGGCTCGAAGAGCTGCGGGCCGCGCTGCCCGGCTCGCTCGCCCAGGCCCAGGAGGTGCTCGGCGGGCGTGAGCAGGTCGTCGAGGACGCCCGCCGGGAGGCCGAGCGGATCATCGAGTCCGCCCACGCCGAGCGCGGTTCGCTGATCTCGGGCACCGAGATCGCCCGGCAGTCGCAGGAGGAGGCCGACCGCATCCTGGCCGAGGCCCGCCGCGAGGCCGAGGAGATCCGCGCCGAGGCCGACGACTACGTCGACAGCAAGCTCGCCAACTTCGAGGTCGTCCTCACCAAGACCATCGGCGCCGTCGACCGCGGCCGCGACAAGTTGCTGGGCCGGGCGCCCGCCGCCGACCCCGGCGCGGACGGCCTGGCGGACGAGGGGCCGGAGCGCAGCGCCGACCCCGCGACCCTGCGGCAGCGCGCGGACGAGTACGTGGACACCAAGCTGGGCGCCGTGGCCGCCGTCCTCGCCAAGACCCTGGAGGCCGTCGGCCGCGGTCGGCAGAAGCTGCTCGGGGCGCGCCCGACCGACGAACTGGGCGCGCACATGGCGGCCCAGGACGCCCAGGAGACGGCGTACGGGCACACGAGCGACGCCGAGTACCTGGCGGACCTCGCCCAGGTCCACACGCCGCCGCACGGCGTGCCCGCCCCGCCCGCCCAGCAGCCCGTGCCGACCCAGGCCGTACCGGCCCCACCGACCGAGGCGCCCCGGGTCCCGGAGCAGCAGGCGTACTACGCCGACGGCTACCAGCAGGACCCGTACGGGTACGGGCAGCAGAGTTACGAGCAGCCCGCGGCCGACCCGTATGCCACCGCGCAGGCGGGCTACCCGCAGCAGGACGGCGGCTACGGCTGGCAGCAGCAGGGCTACGACACCTACGGCGGCCAGGGCGGCTATGCCGCGCCCGAGGCCCACGAGGGCCACGCGGCCGGGTACCCCCAGCAGCCCGCGCAGGGAGCCGCGGCGCTGGACGAGACCAGCTTCTTCGACACCAGCGTGATCAACCTGGACCAGCTGCGGCAGTACGAAGAGGGGCGGGGGCGCTGA
- the mutM gene encoding bifunctional DNA-formamidopyrimidine glycosylase/DNA-(apurinic or apyrimidinic site) lyase, translated as MPELPEVEVVRRGLERWVSGRTVEGVDVLHPRATRRHLAGAEDFARRLEGRRIGPARRRGKYLWLPLDGAAEAVLAHLGMSGQLLVQPVGAPDEKHLRIRLRFEDGEGTELRFVDQRTFGGLSLHGAAPGAADGLPDVIAHIAPDPLDPAFDAELFHAALRRRRTTVKRALLDQSLISGVGNIYADEALWRSRLHYDRPTATLTRPRTTELLGHIRDVMNDALAAGGTSFDSLYVNVNGESGYFSRSLDAYGREDEPCRRCGAPIRRRPWMNRSSYFCPRCQRPPVIRRAAGRSAPARPAPAASGPRRSG; from the coding sequence TTGCCCGAGTTGCCCGAGGTCGAAGTGGTGCGGCGCGGACTGGAACGCTGGGTCAGCGGCCGCACGGTCGAGGGCGTCGACGTCCTGCACCCCCGCGCGACACGCCGGCACCTCGCGGGTGCCGAGGACTTCGCCCGGAGGCTGGAGGGCCGCCGGATCGGCCCGGCCCGGCGCCGCGGCAAGTATCTGTGGCTGCCGCTCGACGGCGCGGCCGAGGCCGTCCTCGCGCACCTCGGCATGAGCGGCCAGCTGCTCGTGCAGCCCGTCGGCGCGCCCGACGAGAAGCACCTCCGCATCCGGCTGCGGTTCGAGGACGGCGAGGGCACCGAACTGCGCTTCGTCGACCAGCGCACCTTCGGCGGGCTGTCCCTGCACGGTGCGGCGCCCGGCGCGGCCGACGGACTGCCGGACGTCATCGCCCACATCGCCCCGGACCCGCTCGACCCGGCGTTCGACGCGGAGCTCTTCCACGCCGCGCTGCGTCGGCGCCGTACGACCGTCAAGCGCGCGCTGCTCGACCAGTCGCTGATCAGCGGGGTCGGCAACATCTACGCGGACGAGGCGCTGTGGCGGTCCCGGCTGCACTACGACCGGCCGACGGCCACCCTCACCCGGCCGCGGACCACCGAGCTGCTCGGCCACATCCGCGACGTCATGAACGACGCGCTGGCGGCCGGCGGCACCAGCTTCGACAGCCTCTACGTCAACGTCAACGGCGAGTCCGGCTACTTCTCCCGGTCCCTGGACGCGTACGGCCGCGAGGACGAGCCGTGCCGCCGCTGCGGTGCGCCGATCCGCCGCAGGCCGTGGATGAACCGGTCCAGCTACTTCTGCCCGCGCTGCCAGCGCCCGCCCGTCATTCGGCGCGCTGCCGGTCGTAGCGCTCCCGCGCGTCCAGCACCTGCGGCATCTGGTCCTCGACGAAGCGGATGA
- the rpmF gene encoding 50S ribosomal protein L32: MAVPKRKMSRSNTRHRRSQWKAAVPTLVACSSCQEPKLQHIACPSCGTYNKRQVLAV; this comes from the coding sequence GTGGCTGTTCCGAAGCGGAAGATGTCGCGCAGCAACACGCGCCACCGCCGGTCGCAGTGGAAGGCTGCGGTCCCCACCCTGGTGGCTTGCAGCAGCTGCCAGGAGCCGAAGCTGCAGCACATCGCGTGCCCGAGCTGCGGCACCTACAACAAGCGTCAGGTCCTCGCGGTCTGA